GACCTCGGCCCAGCGCACCGACCGCTGTTCGGCGAGCGGGCTGTCGTGCGGGGTCAGGAGCAGATACCGCTCCTCGTACAGCGGTGTCCTGCGCACCTGGCGCAGGCTTTCGTCGTCCAGATACGTGAGCGCGATGTCCAGCTCGAAGGAGGTCAGCCGCCGGGTGATGTCCCGCGACGACAGAGTCTCCAGCGATACGCGGACGAGAGGGTGCTGCTCGCAGAACGGTGTGGTCAGGAGGGATGCGGCGGTCAGGGCGGTGGGAATGGCGCCGAGCCGCAGCGTCCCGGTGAGACCGCCGCGCATGACCGACAACTCGTGGTGCAGCGCGTCGCGTTCGGCGAGGATCCGGTGCGCCCACAGCAGCACGCGCTCGCCCTCGGGCGTCAGCCCTTCGAAGCGCCGGCCGCGCCGCACGATGGGCACGCCCAGTTCGTGCTCCAGCTTGCGTATCGCGGCGGAGAGGGAGGGCTGCGACACGAAGCAGGCGTCGGCGGCCCGCGCGAAGTGCCGCTCGCGGGCGAGCGCGACCAGATACTCCAGCTGCCGCAACAGCACGACGACCCGCTCCCCTCCTCCTCGTCCCTGCCGATCTCCCCGGCGCCGGCCCCCTGCACAGCCCCTTGCACAGCCCCTGCCCGGTCTACCCCCGGCGCGGCCCTCTGCCCGGCCATCCTCACGTATCGGGAGCCGTTCCGGTACGGGTCTGCGACCACCGGCAGCGGCGTCGCCGTTACGGCACCCGCCGGGGTCATCCCGGCGTCGACCGCCCGTACCGCGCCGCCAGGTCCCTCAAGTGGGCCACCAGTTCCGGTGGTTCCGTGACATCGAAGTCGTGGCCGAGCATGCCGAGGTGGACGGCCAGCGTCTCCACCGAGTCCGCGCCCGTGTCCAGGACGCACGTCGTCGCGTCGATCGCCTCCACCACGCCCACCGCCGGGTTGATCCGCTCGACGACCACGTCGGCCGGCGCGTGGACCGTCACGCGGGCACGGTGGCGCCAGGCCGCCGCCGAGACACGGCGGGAGACGTACGCGGCCACGTCGCCGTCCGGTGCCGGGCGGGGGGTGAAGCGGGGGCCGGCCGGGAGGCGGGGATCGACGCGGTCGACGCGGAAGGTCCGCCAGTCGTCGCGTTCGACGTCCCAGGCCACCAGATACCAGCGCTGGCCCCAGTTGACGACCCGGTGCGGTTCCACGACACGGCGCGTGGACGCGCCGCCGTGGTCCCGGTAGTCGAAGCGCAGCCGCTCGCAGTCGCGGCACAGGGACGTCAGTGTCGTGAGCAGGTCCGCATCGACCTTCGGGCCGGGCCGGTCCGCGGGCACCGGGACGGTGTACGTGCGCAGCGCGTCGACGCGCCTGCGCAGCCGGGACGGCAGCACCTGCTGGAGCTTCGCCAGGGCCTGGAGCGAGGTCTCCTCCACGCCCGCGATGGCGCCCTCGGCGACCGTACGCAGGCCGATCGCGACGGCGACCGCCTCCTCGTCGGCCAGCAGGAGCGGCGGCATCGCGGTGCCCGCGGTCAGGCGGTAGCCGCCGGTGGCGCCGCGGGCCGCGAGGACGGGATAGCCGAGTTCGCGCAGCCGGTCGATGTCGTTGCGCACCGTGCGCCCGCTCACGCCGAGCCGTTCGGCCAGTTCAGAGCCCGGCCAGGCGCGCGGTGTCTGGAGCAGGGAGAGCAGGCGCAGGAGTCGTGCGGAGGTTTCCAGCATGAGTGGCAGCCTGTCCTGTGTTTAGGAACGAAGTCTTCCTAATACGACTCTACTGTTCTGTTCATGGAGAACAACAGCGGCGGCAGCCGCACCAGCGCCGATGTCCGCCCCTTCCGCATCGAGATCCCGCAGGCCGAACTCGACGACCTGCGCGACCGGCTGCGCCGCACCCGCTGGAGCGACGAGGTCCCCGGCGTGGGCTGGACACGCGGTGTCCCGGTCGGTCATCTCAAGAAGCTGGCCGCGTTCTGGGCGGAGGAGTTCGACTGGCGGGCGGCGGAGGCGCGGCTCAACGAGTTCCCGCAGTTCCGCACCGAGATCGACGGCCAGAACATCCACTTCCTGCACGTACGGTCGGCGAACCCCGCCGCCACGCCGCTGCTGCTGGTGCACGACTGGCCCGGCTCCTTCACCCAGTTCGCCGAGGTCGTCGGCCCGCTGACGAGCGATTTCCATGTCGTCGTCACCTCGACGCCCGGCGTCGGCTTCTCCGGTTCGCTCAGCGCTCCCGGCTGGAACAACGGCCGGATCGCGGGCGCGTTCGTCGAGCTGATGTCCCGCCTCGGATACGAGCGTTACGGAGTCCAGGGCGGCGGTGGAGGCGCCTGGATCGCCACCGAGATGGGCCGGCAGGCGCCGGACCGGGTCGTCGGAGTCCACGTCAACGGCTTCATCACCTTCCCCTCGGACGACCCGGCGGACTTCGACGGGCTCACCGAGGACGAACAGGCGCGCCTCGCCCGTCTCCAGGAGTTCCGGGACGACAAGATGGGCTTCAACGCCATCCAGTCGACCCGTCCCCAGACCCTCGCTTTCGGGCTGACCGACTCACCCGTCGGCCAACTCGCCTGGATCGTCGAGAAGTTCAAGGAGTGGACGGACACCGAGGCGGAACTGCCCGAGGACGCCGTCGGCCTGGACCATCTGCTGACCAACGTGAGCGTCTACTGGTTCACCGGTACGGCGGGTTCCTCCGCCAACCTCTACTACGAGTCGGCGCACGACCCGGCCGCGTGGGCGCCGAAGGAGCGCGGCACCGTTCCCACGGGCGTCGCGGTCGCCCTGCCCACCGACGTCGCGATCCGCCGCTTCGCGGAGCGGGAGCACAACGTCACGCACTGGACCGAGCTGGAACGTGGTGGCAACTTCCTCTCGCTGGAGCAGCCCGAGTTGTTCGTCGTGGACGTGCGCGCGTTCTTCCGTTCGGTCGGCGAGCAGTAGGGGAGAGGCCGGCGTTCAGTGGGGTGGGCGGCGGGAGTTGGCCCCGGCCCACCGCACCAGCGCCGTCGCCGCCTCCTCCGTACCGCCGTGGCCGAAACGCTCTGTCAGGGCCTGCGCCCGGCCGGGGGCGAGGCCGAGTCCCGCCGTGGACTTGGCCACCGCGTCCGCCAGCCGGTCGCGCAGCCCGGACAGGCCCCGGGGGTCGGAGAGCCGGTGGATCACCGCCACGATCGCCCGCGTCAGCGCCTCCGGGACGGCGGACGGCGACGAGGCCGGGACGTCGTAGTCGGCGGGTCCGCCCACGTCCGGCCAGTCCAACCGCGCGTCGCAGAAGCCGTGTTCGGAGAGCAGGCGGGCCTGGAGGTGATGGGTCTCGTTGGCGGACGGCAGCCACAGGGTCGGTACGCCGGTCGCCGCGGCGTCGTAGATGTTGCCGAGGCCCGGCGTCATGCAGGCGTACGCGGCGCCGCTCATCAGGTCCAGGACGGTGTCGCGGTCGTCGGTACGGATGTCGGTAGGGACGTCGGTACGGATGTCGGTAGGCACGTCGGCACGGACGTCCCTACGCGCGTCGGTCTGCGCCTTGGGGGCGCCGAGCGCGGCCGTGACCCCGCGGCTCGTCGTGACGACGACGGAGCGGCCGGCCGGCTGCGCGGCCTGTACGGCGTCCAGCATCAGCCGCGCGTACGCGGCGGCGTCGGACGGTTCCCAGTACGGATTCTGGAGACCGCCCAGATTGAGCAGCACGTGCCGGCGCCGCCCGTCCCCCGGCCGTTCCGGCCGCCAGACCTGCCGGGCGGGGAGGCGCGGGACGATCGGCGGCACGATCACGGAGTTTCGCCGCAGCGCAGGGTCCGCCGCGATCCGCTCGCGGACCCCGAAGAAGTCCTGCGCGATGTACAGCGCGGCGTCCCCGGCCACCGCCGGGATCTCGGGCCAGAACCAGGTCAGCGCGTCGTAGACCGCCACGTCCAGTCCGGCCCGCCGGGCCAGCGCGGCCTCCTCGAAGTCCATGGCCGTCACGAACAGGTCGTACCGGGGTGCCAACCGCCGCAGCCACGCCAGCCGTTCGCCGTCGGACAGGCCCGTGGTCCCGTACACCGCGTGATACGGCGGCCGGTGCTGGAGGTCGAGTGTGTGACCGCCTCCGAAGTAGGCCAACTCGCCGCACAGCGGCGCCAGTTCGCGGGCCAGGGCCGCCGTCGCGGCGGGTGGGCCGAAGCCGAAGGGCTGGGCGTTCAGCAGGAGGCGCGGCCCGGCCGCGCCGGTGGCTGCCATGTCGTCTGCCATATCGGCTACCCCAGGGGGACGGATCGGAGTGCTCGGTCCCGGCGCACAATACGGGAGATGACTACCCTGAGTGAAAACTCGATGACTCAACGACGTTACGACCTGACGACGCCGCGATGTCGCGATGTCGTGACGCCCGCGACACCACCGCGCGACGGTGCCAGGGCATGACGGCGTGACGGCGTGACGACGACCCCGATCTGGAGAGCGCGATGACCACCACCACGACCCCCGAAACCGGCACGCTGGCGGTGCCCGGCGCCGTCCTGCACTACGAAGTACGCGGCAGCGGTCCGCTCCTGCTGCTCCTGGGTGGCGGCAACTCCGACGCCGCCGTCTTCGAGGGCCTCGCCGCCCATTTCGCCGTCGACCACCGCGTCCTCACCCTCGACCCGCGCGGCAACTCCCGCAGTCCGCTCACCGGCCCACCGGTCGACCAGAGCATCGAGGCCCACGCCGAGGACGCGGCCCTCCTGCTCGACCGGGTGGCCGTCCCCGACGAGCCGGTTCAGGTCTTCGGCAGCTGTTCGGGCGGCCTCATCGCGCTCCAGCTCGCGCTGGGACTCGCCGTCCGGCGGCCGGAGCGGATCGCCGCCCTGGTCGTACACGAACCGCCCGCTTTCGCGCTGCTGCCCGACGCCGTCGAGCGGCTGGCCTTCCTGGACGCCGTCCACGCCACGTACCGCCGCGAGGGGGTCCCGGCGGCGATGGAGCTGTTCAGCGCCGTCTTCGGCGGCCGTCCCGCGCCGGTGCTGCCCGAGGCGCACGACAACACCGATTTCTTCCTGGCGCATGTGATGCGCCCGTTCACGCGTTTCGTGCCCGACTTCGCGGCGCTCGCCCCGCTGGCCGGGCGCATCGTGGTGGCCGGCGGTGAGGACTCGCGCACGCACGACGTGCACCGCCCGGCGGTCGCGCTGGCCGAACGCCTCGGCAAGGAACTGGTGATGTTCCCCGGCGGCCATGTCGGCTACGCGAAGTGGCCCGACGAGTTCGGCCTGCTGCTCCGCACGGTGCTGGCCGGGTCCGCGCCCGCGAGGATGGCGGAGGGTGTGGTGGCGGAGGGTGTGGGATGAGGTGCGGTGAGGTGGGGCCGTCAGGGGGCGTCAGAGGCCACCGCCGTGGGTGACGCGGATCTTGGACTGGCCGTGCGGCAGGTCCTCCCAGTCGGGCATGAAGCGCGCCGTCAGGCCGTGCTGTTCGGCCAGGGCGATCAGTGTCTCCGTACGGTAGTAGAAGTCCTCCCGCAGGACTTGGTGCTCCCTGCCCTCGGTGCGGTCGAAGGTGAAGTCGAACCAGCCGCCCGGCGCCAGCACCCGGCCGACGTGCGCCAGGCACTCGTCGATCACCGGCAGCGGTGAGTGCGAGAAGACACTGTGGGCGTGGACCACGTCGAAGTGCGCGTCGGGGAGGAAGGCGAACTTCAGGTCGCGGACCGGGGTGAGGGTGGGGAGACGGTCCTGGAGTCCGTGGCGGACGAGGGTGTCCTGGGCGGCGGCGAGTATGTCGGGGGAGATGTCGATGCCGTAGTAGTGCCCCGGCTCCAGATGGCCGATGAACCGCCAGCCCGCGCGCAGGTTGCCGCAGCCGATCTCCAGCATCCGGTGCCCGGGGCGCAGGCCGTGGCCGATGAGGTAGTCGAACTGCATCGAGCCGAGGGCCAGCCACCGTTCGTGGCTGCGGCTGCCGACCGCCGCGTCCGGGTCGGCACGGGTGTCGGAGCGCATCACGGCGCGGTAGTAGGAGATGTGGTCCGGCCAGCGGTAGCGCAGCCAGGTGTCCCGGGCGGCGCGGGCCAGATGGCGCGGTGCCCGGTCGGGGTGGCGCAGCGCGTAGGCGACGCGGTGGCCGAGCGCGGCACGGTTGACGGTGACGTTCCTGGCGGGCATGTGTCGATTCCCTTACGTGCCGGTGGTGTTGGGGCGGTGGCGGGGGCGCTGCTGGGGGCGCTGTCACCAGCCTCGGCGCGGTCGGGGCATGGTGGTACGGCGTACCGGCCCCGTTTCGCGACCGGTACGGGCGACAGCCGTGTCAACCGATCGGCTGATGCGGGACCGGGGCCGGCACGTTAGGACGGAAACAGAACACGTGGCCCGTCCGGCTGCGGAGCGACGGCTGGGGAGGCGGCGGCATCCATGGGGTCCGTGACGACGGCTGACGGGTCGAGGAAGGCCGAGGGGGCTGAGGCGGCCGGGACGACTGGGGCGGCGGCGTACCCGCCGGTGGCGCCGCGCGGCGATCCCGACCCCGACCGGCGGTGGCTCACGGCCGTCATGCACGCCGCGTTCTTCCTGCTTCTCGGCGCCTCACTCGCCCGCTATCTGATCCGCCACGAGGGCGGGGACCACACCGGCTGGGTCGTCGCGCTGTTCTCCGTGTTCGGGCTGCTCTATCTCCTGGGCCGGTTCCTGGCGCCCCCACCACCCTCCGGTACGCGGCCCGATGCCCGGTATCTGGCGTGGGTGAGCGCCGTGCTGACCGTCTGGGTCGTGCTGCTCGCGCTCGCGCCGAACGCCGCGTGGTGCGCGATGCCGCTGTTCTTCACCGGCCTGCACACCCTGTCGACGCGGACCGCCGTGTCCCTCGCCGCCGTACTGACACTGCTGGTCGTGGCGTCCAAACTCCGCTTCGCACAGGGGGAGTTCGACCCCAACGCCGTCATCGCCCCGCCGGCCGTCGCCGCGGTCGGCACCGCCGTACTGATCCACCTCAAACGCCAGGCGGCCCGCCAGCGCGCGCTGATCGACGACCTGGTCCGTACGCGCCGCGACCTCGCCGCCACCGAGCGCCGGGCCGGGATCCTGGCGGAGCGGCAGCGGCTGTCCACGGAGATCCACGACACCCTCGCACAGGGCCTGTCCAGCCAGCAGATGCTGCTCCAGGCCGCCGAACGCGTCTGGCACGCCGACCCGGACGCGGCGCGCGGACATATGCGGGACGCGGGTGAGATCGCGTCCCGCAGTCTCACCGAGGCACGCCGGTTCGTCCACGACCTCGCGCCGGCCGACCTCGCCGAACGGACGCTCGCCCCGGCACTTGCCGCGCTCGCCGACCGCGAGAGCGGTGCGGGGCTGACGGTGGTCTTCCACCTGGACGGCGCGCCGGGCCCGCTGCCGGAACGGGTCGAGGCGGCGCTGCTGCGCATCGCGCAGGGCGCGCTGGCCAACGTGCGTGAGCACGCGGGCGCGACGCGGGCCGCGCTGACCCTGACCTGGGTGGACGATCAGATCTCGCTGGACATCGCGGACGACGGGCGCGGTTTCGCGCTCGTGGCAGCGGGGGACGGCGCGCCCGCTGCCGCGACGGGGCGCACCGGGCGCGGGCACGGAGTGCCGGCGATGCGGGCCCGGGCACGGCAGTTGGGCGGCACGCTCACCGTCGAGTCCGAGCCGGGCGAGGGCACGGTCGTCTCGGCGGCCGTACCTCTCGCTCCCGTTTCCGGTACCGCTCTCGCGCTCGACACGTCGGGAAGGGGCACGTCATGAGTATGGGCGCGGAGCTGCCGGAGCCCACAACTCCCGTACGGCTGCTGCTCTGCGACGACCACGCGGTCGTACGCGCCGGTCTGCGCGCGCTGCTGTCGAGCACGGACGGAATCGAGGTGGTCGGCGAGGCGGGTAGCGGCGAGGAGGCGCTGGCGGTGGCGGCGCGCGTACGGCCCGACGTCGTACTGATGGACCTCCAGCTCGGCGACGGTATGGACGGCGTGACGGCCACCAGACATCTGCTCACGGACGACGCGTACGGCTCCGGGGCGACCGGGGCACCGCGCGTACTGGTGCTCACGATGTTCGACACGGACGCCGACATCACTCGCGCCATCGAGGCGGGCGCCACGGGCTATCTGCTCAAGGCGGAGCAGCCGGAGGAACTGTTCGCGGCCATCCGCGACGCGGCATCCGGCCGCGCCACCCTCTCGGCGCCGGTGGCGGACCGGGTCCTGGCCCAACTGCGGAGCCCGCGGCCCGCCTTGTCGGAGCGGGAGCTGGAAATACTCCGGCAACTGGCACGCGGGCTGGGAAACCGCGACATCGCCCGCGCGCTCTTCATCAGCGAGGCGACGGTGAAGACCCATCTGGGCCGTATCTACGGCAAGTTGGGGGTCGACACCCGCTCGGGGGCGGTGGCACTGGCGAAGGAGCAGCGACTGCTGTCCTGAGGCCGCTGCCCCGCGGCCACTGCCCTGAAGGCTGCCGTCTGCCGGTCGCGGTTCGGTACTCAGCGGTCGACCCTCCACGGCGCGTCGGTCGGCGGTCCGCCCGTCGCGAGAATGTGGCGGACGATCCGAAGCGCCTCTTCGAGAGGCACGGTGTCCTCGTCGGGATACTCGTCGCTCTGTCCGTTCGCCAGGACGAATCCGTCGCTCCGGCCCTCGGCACCGGGGTACGTGGCGTGCTCGCCGGGATCGCCCTCACCGTCGAGGAGCATGACCATCGCGCGCTCGGCATTGGTCACGACGGCGAGCAGCCGACCGGACGACCCGGCCAGCCACGACTCGAACGCCCCGCCCGCGATCCTGCGCCTGAGCTCCGTGACTGCCTCGTCGGGAGCCAGAGCTCCGTCCCCGCGCCCGTCCACGAACGTCCACGACTCGACCACGGTCATGTCCTCGTCCTCGTCCTCGTCTTAGTCCTGGTCCTGGTTTTGGTCCGCATCCTGCTCCTCAGCGCCCAGTGCCCGCGCCTCGTCCATGTCCAGCAGGGCGCCCCGGTCGAACTCCGCGTCGAAGTCGCCCTCCCCGAGCCCGTCGCGCGCCGCTGCGGATATCCGGTCCACGTCCCGGCGTTCGGCGGGCGGCAGAGGTGCGCCCACGGACTCCCGAGCCGCCGCGGCCGCGCCGAGCAGCATCGCGGACTCGCCGTACCGGTCGGCCGCCGCCCGTGCTCCCGCCAACCCCTCCAGCGCCAGGGCCATTGCCCTGGGGTCGCCGAGTTCGCGTGCGGCGTCGAAGCCCTCCAGATGCAGGGTGCGGGCGGTCGCGGCGTTGCCGCGGAGTTCGGCGACGAAGCCCAGTTCCGCGAGGGCCAGCGTGCTGCCGGGCCCGTAACCGACCTCGCGGAACCAGGACAGCAGCTCGCGCATTTGGCGCTCGGCCAGGTCGTAGGCGCCCTCCAGGCGGGCGCCGAGCCCCAGCCCGATCTCGGCGTCGACCTCTCCTGACCTGAAGTTCTGTTCCCGCGCCAGCTTCCGGGCCCGCTCGTGGTACGTACGGGCCTGTGCGTGGTCGCCGGTCAGAAGGGAGATCCGCCCCAGGCCGGTGAGGCGCTTGGCGGCCTCGGTCCACAGCCCGAGCTGTTCGGCGATGGCCAGCCCCTCGCGGTGGAGGCCGGCGGCGTGCCCGTAGTCGCCCGTGATCTGGCTCAGCGTCGCCAGCGGGAACACGGTCTGGAGCCGTCCCCACCGGTCGCCGGTCTCGTCGAAGAGCCGCGCGCTCCGCTCGCCGTCGCGCTTGACCGCGTCGAGGTCACCACGGGCCATCGCGTGCCGGGCCCGTACGCTCAGGGCCGCCGCCGTCCCCCAGCTGTCGCCGAGTGCGCGGAAGGCGTCCAGGGCCCGGTTCACCAGGCTCTCCCCGGTGGCCACGTCGCCGGATCCCATCTGGGCGAAGCCCAGGAACCACAGGGCCGTCGCACGGCCGGCGGGGTCGTCCACCTTGTCGAGGTCGAGTCCGTGGGGCGCCGGGCCGCCTTCGTACGCCTCCAGTACGTCGCGGATCCGCCGTTCCGCGTCATCGGAGTCGCCCTCGAGGAGGCCGACACCGGCCCGCCAGGCCATGGCGAGGGCACGGTCGGGGGTGAGCGGCCCGTTCGAGGATTCGGCTGCGGATCGCGTCGCGGTTCCGGTCGCGAGCGCCGAGTCCAGGAATCGCCGGGCCTCGGCAGGCCGGCCGCGCAGCACCCAGTACCAGGCCAGCGCGTTCACCGTACGCAGGGCCCGTTCGCCGTCCCCGGCCCCCTGCCGTACGGCGAAGTCGAGCGCGCTCCGCAGATCGGCCGCCTCCCCGTCCAGCAGTTCCAGCCAACGGCGTTGCTCCGGACCTCGGAGCAACGGAGCCGCACGCAGGGCGAGTTCGGTGTAGTAGCGGCAGTGCTGTTCGCGTACGGGGGCCAACTCGTCCGCCGCCCGAAGTTGTTCGAGGCAGTACTCCTTCACCGACTCCAGCAGCCGGTAGCGGGGCCCCTCCGGACAGTCGGACAGCACGACCAGGGATCTGTCCACCAGGCGGGCGAGCAGTTCCATCACATCCGCCGGCCGTACGTCGTCCCCCGAGCAGACCGTCTCGGCCGCCTCCAGTGCGCAACTCCCGCTGTGGACAGCCAGCCTGCGCAGTACGACGCGCTCGGGCGCGGTGAGCAGACCCCAGCTCCAGTCGATCACCGCGCGCAGTGTGCGTTGACGGTCGGGCGCGTTCCGGGGGCCGACGGCGAGCAGTTCGAACCGGTCGTCGAGCCGGGCGACGAGACCGTGTACGCCGATGGTCCGCACCCGCGACGCGGCCAGCTCCAGGGCCAGCGGGATGCCGTCGAGACGGCGGCACACCTCGGTCACGGCCGCCTCGCCGTCCGTGCCCGTGTGGCCGCCCGTGCCTCTGCCGGCGCGCGCCGTGAAGAGCGCGACCGCGCTCGGCAGGGGGAGCGGCGGTACGGCCCACACCTGCTCCCCGCTGATGCCGAGCGGTTCCTGACTGGTCGTCAATACCGTGAGCCCAGGGGCGTTGGGAAGCAGCGTGGCGGTCAACTCGGCGACCGGATCGACGACATGCTCGCAGTTGTCGAGGAAGAGCAGCAGCCGTCTGTC
This window of the Streptomyces niveus genome carries:
- a CDS encoding LysR family transcriptional regulator; amino-acid sequence: MLLRQLEYLVALARERHFARAADACFVSQPSLSAAIRKLEHELGVPIVRRGRRFEGLTPEGERVLLWAHRILAERDALHHELSVMRGGLTGTLRLGAIPTALTAASLLTTPFCEQHPLVRVSLETLSSRDITRRLTSFELDIALTYLDDESLRQVRRTPLYEERYLLLTPHDSPLAEQRSVRWAEVAGLALCLLSPQMRNRRIMDEYFAAEGATVTPAIETDTVAGLYTHMAAGRWSSVISHAWLHMFGVPATMRVVPLEHPAHGPRVGLVIADRSPEPVLAKALLETARRVSVREVLDGLLDTYLSPPPDGTRGPGPGPPPRRR
- a CDS encoding helix-turn-helix transcriptional regulator, which encodes MLETSARLLRLLSLLQTPRAWPGSELAERLGVSGRTVRNDIDRLRELGYPVLAARGATGGYRLTAGTAMPPLLLADEEAVAVAIGLRTVAEGAIAGVEETSLQALAKLQQVLPSRLRRRVDALRTYTVPVPADRPGPKVDADLLTTLTSLCRDCERLRFDYRDHGGASTRRVVEPHRVVNWGQRWYLVAWDVERDDWRTFRVDRVDPRLPAGPRFTPRPAPDGDVAAYVSRRVSAAAWRHRARVTVHAPADVVVERINPAVGVVEAIDATTCVLDTGADSVETLAVHLGMLGHDFDVTEPPELVAHLRDLAARYGRSTPG
- a CDS encoding epoxide hydrolase family protein; translation: MENNSGGSRTSADVRPFRIEIPQAELDDLRDRLRRTRWSDEVPGVGWTRGVPVGHLKKLAAFWAEEFDWRAAEARLNEFPQFRTEIDGQNIHFLHVRSANPAATPLLLVHDWPGSFTQFAEVVGPLTSDFHVVVTSTPGVGFSGSLSAPGWNNGRIAGAFVELMSRLGYERYGVQGGGGGAWIATEMGRQAPDRVVGVHVNGFITFPSDDPADFDGLTEDEQARLARLQEFRDDKMGFNAIQSTRPQTLAFGLTDSPVGQLAWIVEKFKEWTDTEAELPEDAVGLDHLLTNVSVYWFTGTAGSSANLYYESAHDPAAWAPKERGTVPTGVAVALPTDVAIRRFAEREHNVTHWTELERGGNFLSLEQPELFVVDVRAFFRSVGEQ
- a CDS encoding alpha/beta fold hydrolase — protein: MTTTTTPETGTLAVPGAVLHYEVRGSGPLLLLLGGGNSDAAVFEGLAAHFAVDHRVLTLDPRGNSRSPLTGPPVDQSIEAHAEDAALLLDRVAVPDEPVQVFGSCSGGLIALQLALGLAVRRPERIAALVVHEPPAFALLPDAVERLAFLDAVHATYRREGVPAAMELFSAVFGGRPAPVLPEAHDNTDFFLAHVMRPFTRFVPDFAALAPLAGRIVVAGGEDSRTHDVHRPAVALAERLGKELVMFPGGHVGYAKWPDEFGLLLRTVLAGSAPARMAEGVVAEGVG
- a CDS encoding class I SAM-dependent methyltransferase, with the translated sequence MPARNVTVNRAALGHRVAYALRHPDRAPRHLARAARDTWLRYRWPDHISYYRAVMRSDTRADPDAAVGSRSHERWLALGSMQFDYLIGHGLRPGHRMLEIGCGNLRAGWRFIGHLEPGHYYGIDISPDILAAAQDTLVRHGLQDRLPTLTPVRDLKFAFLPDAHFDVVHAHSVFSHSPLPVIDECLAHVGRVLAPGGWFDFTFDRTEGREHQVLREDFYYRTETLIALAEQHGLTARFMPDWEDLPHGQSKIRVTHGGGL
- a CDS encoding sensor histidine kinase, with amino-acid sequence MHAAFFLLLGASLARYLIRHEGGDHTGWVVALFSVFGLLYLLGRFLAPPPPSGTRPDARYLAWVSAVLTVWVVLLALAPNAAWCAMPLFFTGLHTLSTRTAVSLAAVLTLLVVASKLRFAQGEFDPNAVIAPPAVAAVGTAVLIHLKRQAARQRALIDDLVRTRRDLAATERRAGILAERQRLSTEIHDTLAQGLSSQQMLLQAAERVWHADPDAARGHMRDAGEIASRSLTEARRFVHDLAPADLAERTLAPALAALADRESGAGLTVVFHLDGAPGPLPERVEAALLRIAQGALANVREHAGATRAALTLTWVDDQISLDIADDGRGFALVAAGDGAPAAATGRTGRGHGVPAMRARARQLGGTLTVESEPGEGTVVSAAVPLAPVSGTALALDTSGRGTS
- a CDS encoding response regulator; translation: MSMGAELPEPTTPVRLLLCDDHAVVRAGLRALLSSTDGIEVVGEAGSGEEALAVAARVRPDVVLMDLQLGDGMDGVTATRHLLTDDAYGSGATGAPRVLVLTMFDTDADITRAIEAGATGYLLKAEQPEELFAAIRDAASGRATLSAPVADRVLAQLRSPRPALSERELEILRQLARGLGNRDIARALFISEATVKTHLGRIYGKLGVDTRSGAVALAKEQRLLS
- a CDS encoding Imm1 family immunity protein gives rise to the protein MTVVESWTFVDGRGDGALAPDEAVTELRRRIAGGAFESWLAGSSGRLLAVVTNAERAMVMLLDGEGDPGEHATYPGAEGRSDGFVLANGQSDEYPDEDTVPLEEALRIVRHILATGGPPTDAPWRVDR
- a CDS encoding BTAD domain-containing putative transcriptional regulator, which translates into the protein MRFGVLGPLTVWTSDGDPVPIPGAKVRALLAHLLVSPGRAVSVGRLVDGLWGAALPDDPGNTLQGKASQLRRALERAEPGGRDLVVSGAGVSGYLLRSGPGAVDAESFTALLDRARAEAVPRTKADLLSEALGLWRGEAFADFAGEPFALAEIGRLEEARLTALEEQAEIRLALGGHAELAGELGGLVAAHPLRERLRAVHLRALYGAGRQTEALDSFEDLRRRLSDELGLEPGRELVSLQQAVLRQDFALTEPSGPDTVRTNLPTAITEIVGRDEAASTVRGLLTASRLVTLTGPGGVGKTRLAVEVGRRCAEAYPDGVWLVELAALAPAPGPRADPDVVNAVAEAVMRVLGVQEAGSAGGGGGAAGPLSSPARRLSGALRDRRLLLFLDNCEHVVDPVAELTATLLPNAPGLTVLTTSQEPLGISGEQVWAVPPLPLPSAVALFTARAGRGTGGHTGTDGEAAVTEVCRRLDGIPLALELAASRVRTIGVHGLVARLDDRFELLAVGPRNAPDRQRTLRAVIDWSWGLLTAPERVVLRRLAVHSGSCALEAAETVCSGDDVRPADVMELLARLVDRSLVVLSDCPEGPRYRLLESVKEYCLEQLRAADELAPVREQHCRYYTELALRAAPLLRGPEQRRWLELLDGEAADLRSALDFAVRQGAGDGERALRTVNALAWYWVLRGRPAEARRFLDSALATGTATRSAAESSNGPLTPDRALAMAWRAGVGLLEGDSDDAERRIRDVLEAYEGGPAPHGLDLDKVDDPAGRATALWFLGFAQMGSGDVATGESLVNRALDAFRALGDSWGTAAALSVRARHAMARGDLDAVKRDGERSARLFDETGDRWGRLQTVFPLATLSQITGDYGHAAGLHREGLAIAEQLGLWTEAAKRLTGLGRISLLTGDHAQARTYHERARKLAREQNFRSGEVDAEIGLGLGARLEGAYDLAERQMRELLSWFREVGYGPGSTLALAELGFVAELRGNAATARTLHLEGFDAARELGDPRAMALALEGLAGARAAADRYGESAMLLGAAAAARESVGAPLPPAERRDVDRISAAARDGLGEGDFDAEFDRGALLDMDEARALGAEEQDADQNQDQD